A genomic stretch from Lathyrus oleraceus cultivar Zhongwan6 chromosome 2, CAAS_Psat_ZW6_1.0, whole genome shotgun sequence includes:
- the LOC127123348 gene encoding uncharacterized protein LOC127123348, whose amino-acid sequence MDERGVDKAKAEIALQARFNEKNKRSKGKFAARGKSNFQNFGSNDSQNSKHSTSEKGECSSKDSGHSNGFKKRDVSKVQCYKCRKFGHFANSCRGKSNENHNNEAKVDREEVDDDDTLLVMITEGSYGITDVPCSSYNNESLRDSSCTVPENSEKMHSDRNALVTVRDGVQGRDEWYLDSGCSTHMTGRKDWFVQINQAAKSNVKFADDTTLSAEGVGDVLIGKRNGGHSRIKDVLYIPGIKCNLLSIGQLLERGYKIRLEDKILRVLDSNGVLILKAPMAANRTFKVELKVMEHRCLATAASREELLWHYRLGHLNFRDLRKLQQSEMVTGLAHISIPTELCEECVKAK is encoded by the coding sequence ATGGATGAGAGAGGCGTCGACAAAGCCAAAGCGGAGATTGCTTTGCAAGCGCGTTTCAATGAGAAGAATAAGAGGTCGAAAGGAAAATTTGCGGCGAGAGGTAAATcaaattttcagaattttggtTCAAATGATTCGCAAAATTCAAAGCATTCGACGAGTGAAAAGGGTGAATGTAGCTCCAAGGATAGTGGTCATAGCAATGGTTTCAAGAAGCGTGATGTGAGTAAGGTTCAATGCTACAAGTGCAGAAAGTTTGGACACTTTGCAAATTCGTGTCGTGGTAAATCGAACGAGAATCACAATAATGAAGCCAAGGTTGATAGGGAAGAGGTAGATGATGACGACACACTTCTAGTAATGATCACGGAGGGGAGTTATGGCATTACGGATGTTCCGTGCAGCAGCTACAACAATGAAAGTTTGCGGGACAGCAGCTGTACTGTTCCGGAAAATAGCGAAAAAATGCATTCGGATCGAAATGCGTTGGTTACCGTTCGTGATGGAGTCCAAGGGAGAGATGAGTGGTACTTGGATTCCGGTTGTTCAACACATATGACGGGTCGAAAAGATTGGTTTGTGCAAATCAATCAAGCGGCAAAAAGTAATGTCAAATTTGCCGACGACACCACTTTAAGCGCCGAAGGGGTAGGAGATGTTTTGATCGGAAAGAGGAATGGTGGACATTCGAGGATCAAAGATGTCTTGTATATACCGGGAATTAAGTGTAATCTTTTAAGTATTGGCCAATTACTTGAAAGAGGATACAAAATTCGGTTGGAGGACAAGATTTTACGCGTTTTGGATTCAAATGGTGTGTTGATTCTAAAAGCGCCGATGGCTGCCAACAGAACTTTTAAGGTTGAGTTAAAGGTTATGGAGCATCGTTGTCTAGCTACCGCGGCAAGTAGAGAAGAGTTGTTATGGCATTACCGTCTTGGTCACCTTAATTTTAGGGATCTAAGGAAGTTGCAACAAAGTGAAATGGTAACGGGGCTGGCACACATCAGTATTCCAACTGAATTGTGTGAGGAATGTGTGAAGGCTAAATAG